In a genomic window of Helianthus annuus cultivar XRQ/B chromosome 10, HanXRQr2.0-SUNRISE, whole genome shotgun sequence:
- the LOC110882167 gene encoding calphotin-like produces MPSSSDTGISDTVDPMAVVSDDEIPLEGDVYTSDTTSMDDDDFQPFALPDVGVQIQPADGIPAGDLPLAVIPAPVPLAAFPVVDVPLDVVSDDDIDLFEEGPPEDDYEGGAPIDADVIFPIAEAPAEEASLGSPVPDSLESVASASLHDQGVQHHSPDTDPDMAMSAAPGPSHEFEFDHEVDEDFDPVFPPDFDPDKEIEFIHMDQPLEAPVAPIDPLFDIPADFDMDLVDPEPVMAPEPVIAPDPAPKHDHVHDDAPSFASPIADLPIAAPPLVDDPIVDVPLPDPVPALVDRAPFAAQIDPRYADTRNGWIEDDDDYPPFVLPVTPPVAPDIPPPRPGEGSSRQPPVYVPPVLSSSFSFMSQFPHVAPPTTPSFIPSSEPFLWTTPPVMPVSDPYHPYHVGYTTEDILTSLLMQQDALT; encoded by the exons atgccATCATCTTCAGACACAGGAATATCGGATACAGTGGACCCTATGGCAGTTGTGTCAGACGACGAGATACCATTAGAGGGAGACGTATACACATCAGACACCACGAGCATGGACGACGATGATTTCCAGCCGTTTGCTCTACCAGACGTCGGAGTTCAGATACAGCCTGCTGATGGCATTCCTGCTGGGGATTTAcctcttgcggtgatccctgctcccgtTCCGCTTGCTGCTTTCCCCGTGGTGGATGTGCCACTCGATGTCGTATCCGATGACGACATTGATCTGTTCGAGGAGGGTCCGCCTGAGGACGactatgagggcggggccccGATTGATGCTGACGTTATCTTTCCTATTGCTGAGGCACCTGCAGAGGAGGCTTCTCttggttcacctgtcccagattcattggagtctgtggcatctgcgtcTCTGCACGACCAGGGTGTGCAGCATCACTCTCCTGACACCGACCCCGACATGGCGATGTCAGCTGCACCTGGTCCATCACACGAGTTCGAGTTTGACCATGAGGTCGATGAGGATTTTGATCCAGTTTTTCCCCCTGACTTCGATCCTGACAAGGAGATCGAGTTTATTCATATGGACCAGCCCTTAGAGGCGCCCGTAGCTCCCATTGATCCGTTGTTTGACATCCCTGCTGATTTTGACATGGACCTTGTTGACCCGGAGCCTGTCATGGCCCCAGAGCCTGTTATTGCTCCTGATCCTGCACCAAAGCACGACCATGTTCATGATGATGCACCATCCTTTGCATCACCCATTGCTGACCTACCCATTGCTGCACCACCATTGGTGGATGATCCTATCGTTGATGTACCATTACCTGATCCCGTGCCGGCTTTGGTTGACCGTGCACCATTCGCCGCTCAGATAGATCCTCGATATGCCgacacccgtaacgggtggatcgaggacgatgacgattacccaccGTTTGTGCTACCTGTCACTCCTCCAGTAGCACCT gacataccgccacctcgtcctggagaggggtcatcgaGGCAGCCACCTGTTTATGTCCCACCCGTACTATCATCATCTTTTTCGTTCATGTCCCAGTTTCCTCATGTTGCACCACCTACTACACCATCTTTCATaccatcgagcgagccatttttGTGGACTACGCCCCCTGTTATGCCAGTATCAGATCCGTACCACCCGTACCATGTTGGGTACACTACGGAGGACATACTCACATCCCTGTTGATGCAGCAGGATGCATTGACATGA